The genomic window TTTATGTAGAATTCTGTACTGCTTGTATAAATCTTTTAAAGCTGAAGTTAATGCATTGCATGCTTTTCCTAAGTAATGATTGTTTAAATGAATGAGTGGTTCTTCAATTCCATCTTGCAAACTATAACCTTTTAATAAGTTCGAAATATAGCTTCTCCCGTGCTCTGTCGCCAATGTACAAGAAGCATTAATAATTACCCCGTATTTTTTGTCCACTTCTGCTGTGATTGTTAAGGTTTCATAAATACTCTTTGCAGCCATTCCAGATGGTAGTTTAGCATGTCCAGCAATAAAATGTGTTCGCAAGTATACTCCCCCTTTAAACATTCTGAATATTCTTCTATTTTAGCATAAGAATAAAAGTCCATGTGAAAAGACATTTCTTCTACTTTCGTCAAATTTCACCAAAGGCATAGGAATGCTTTTTAGGAAGAGAGTAAGCTAAAAAGAGGCAATTTATCACGAGATTACATCATTCTTCACTTATTCTACGTTCCCATCATCTGACCGATAGTTTGTCATATAGTCTTCTATTTCCTTTATCCCATCTAATGAGGAAACAAGAATATCTGGATCTATCATGGTGATGAGTCTGTTTTCTAAATGAACGACAGATGAAAAATACTTTGTCTTTCCATAAGCGATGAGACCTACTTGTTTTATAGAGCCAGGAGGAATATTGATAATTTCCTTTGCCTCCTTCACAAAGATTCCAAATGTAAGAGAATCCGTTCGAATGACAATTAAACGACCATCATCTAGTCGATTTAATTCTCTCTCATATAGCAAATATTCAAAGTCAATGATAGGAATTAATTCATTTCTAACTTTCACAACACCTTTTACATAACCTTGTAAATGTGAAAGCGGATGAATAGAATCGATTTTTTCAATTGAAAGAACGTGTTCAATCGGTAACGAGTATTCTTCTTGCCCTGAAAAAAATACAACTGCCTGATCCTTCAA from Oikeobacillus pervagus includes these protein-coding regions:
- a CDS encoding DUF3870 domain-containing protein, translated to MRTHFIAGHAKLPSGMAAKSIYETLTITAEVDKKYGVIINASCTLATEHGRSYISNLLKGYSLQDGIEEPLIHLNNHYLGKACNALTSALKDLYKQYRILHKVS
- a CDS encoding chemotaxis protein CheW translates to MKDQAVVFFSGQEEYSLPIEHVLSIEKIDSIHPLSHLQGYVKGVVKVRNELIPIIDFEYLLYERELNRLDDGRLIVIRTDSLTFGIFVKEAKEIINIPPGSIKQVGLIAYGKTKYFSSVVHLENRLITMIDPDILVSSLDGIKEIEDYMTNYRSDDGNVE